A single Pirellulaceae bacterium DNA region contains:
- a CDS encoding type II toxin-antitoxin system VapC family toxin, with amino-acid sequence MKLLLDTHAFFWFIADHQSLSSTGREMISDAGNEIFLSPATYWEIAIKVSLGKWILNRPYQELIDIAVVKYGFQILPILSTHTERLLNLPFHHRDPFDRLLVAHRHDVFDLEGHHRQRLARLAICTTTGEVCSNLPPELNGNVIAQRYSSVLMRCKAAAARALTRLSSSICFRSMSSSRVSSAESLPSRFRDRRSSRSDWFLGAIVMAASADRPSALNVSVTSFGIS; translated from the coding sequence ATGAAGCTTCTTTTGGATACACATGCTTTCTTTTGGTTTATCGCTGATCATCAGAGCCTGTCTTCAACGGGACGAGAGATGATTTCCGATGCGGGCAACGAGATATTTCTCAGCCCAGCAACCTATTGGGAGATTGCGATCAAAGTGTCTTTAGGTAAATGGATTCTCAATCGCCCCTATCAAGAATTGATCGACATCGCAGTTGTCAAATACGGATTTCAGATCTTGCCGATTTTGTCGACGCATACCGAACGGCTATTGAATCTGCCCTTTCATCATCGCGATCCCTTCGACCGCTTGTTGGTCGCTCATCGGCATGATGTGTTCGACCTCGAAGGTCACCACCGTCAGCGCCTCGCTAGATTGGCAATATGCACAACGACTGGAGAAGTGTGCTCGAATTTGCCGCCTGAGCTAAACGGAAACGTAATCGCTCAACGCTATTCCTCAGTCTTGATGCGGTGCAAGGCAGCAGCAGCACGCGCTTTAACAAGATTGAGTTCGTCGATCTGCTTCAGAAGCATGTCAAGTTCCCGCGTCTCTTCCGCTGAAAGCTTACCTTCCCGGTTTCGCGACAGGAGATCGTCGAGAAGTGACTGGTTTTTGGGGGCGATAGTCATGGCCGCAAGCGCAGACAGACCATCAGCACTGAATGTCAGCGTTACTTCGTTTGGCATTTCCTAA
- a CDS encoding glycosyltransferase yields the protein MKTIHRPHCCATLVRSIYEHCGDERPLIYVLDDGKPELRFSQVCPDEATLVDRLIETEYDIELSAGRNRLVEAAQTRMVIFSDDDHVVGPQTRLNDLVRKFESSRLDLLATLSKQPHRAHPDGAPRLLKSAGGVLHIPRGEYRRIGDIAECAFVCNCFVAHRDILQAIRWDEDLKVDEHWDFFWRAKIAGVKVGVAMDHVFPHIHVDPPAYKRHRPVFLKQALRKHNLRKVLWR from the coding sequence ATCAAGACTATCCATCGCCCTCATTGTTGCGCGACTCTGGTGCGTAGCATTTACGAGCATTGTGGCGATGAGCGTCCGCTGATCTACGTCCTCGACGACGGCAAGCCTGAGCTGAGATTCTCGCAAGTCTGTCCCGACGAAGCCACGTTAGTAGATCGACTCATTGAGACCGAATATGACATCGAGTTGTCGGCTGGTCGCAATCGTCTCGTTGAAGCCGCGCAAACTCGGATGGTGATCTTCTCCGATGACGATCACGTCGTTGGTCCGCAGACGCGACTGAATGATCTCGTGCGCAAGTTCGAATCGAGTCGCCTCGATCTATTGGCAACGCTCAGCAAGCAACCGCATCGTGCCCATCCTGATGGCGCGCCACGTTTGCTGAAGTCAGCCGGTGGCGTTCTTCACATTCCTCGCGGCGAGTATCGACGCATCGGCGACATTGCCGAGTGCGCATTCGTCTGTAACTGCTTCGTTGCCCATCGCGACATCCTTCAAGCGATCCGTTGGGATGAAGACCTGAAGGTCGATGAGCACTGGGACTTCTTCTGGCGTGCCAAGATTGCCGGCGTCAAGGTTGGCGTGGCGATGGACCATGTCTTTCCGCACATCCACGTCGATCCGCCCGCCTACAAGCGACATCGCCCCGTCTTCCTGAAACAAGCCTTGCGTAAGCACAACCTACGCAAGGTTCTCTGGCGCTGA
- a CDS encoding DEAD/DEAH box helicase family protein, whose amino-acid sequence MTPYHCQYWAHLLTLKGAGGSIENLTRSISNARVDLNPHQVDAALFALRSPLSKGAILADEVGLGKTIEAGIVLAQRWAERKRRILLIVPATLRKQWQQELDEKFFLPSVVMDSVLFNRMRKAGEGNPFLQDDKIIICSYHFASAKAQSVKGVPWDLVGIDEAHRLRNVFKPHSKMARRIADSIGPAHKLLLTATPLQNSLMELYGLVSVIDEHVFGDAASFRDQFVKAGSESERNSQLRSRLMPVCIRTLRKQVVEYIPYTNRIPITQDFTPSDEEHDLYESVSAFLQRETLISLPASQRQLITLVLRKLLASSTFAIAGTLQGLVGRLRNLKRVVAIQQAQAQAKPVEASPPSASELIDESDFESILELEDEWDEEECSEFSVRCSADEETENRTLKTENLPDPKLLEEELHELLGFSQLASRITANAKGEALLPALDTAFRRADQLGAARKAVIFTESRRTQQYLLDLLSKRGYEGQLVLMNGTNADPVSKDIYERWLARHAGEDCVSGSKPVDIKAAIVEEFRDRASILIATEAAAEGVNLQFCSLVVNFDLPWNPQRIEQRIGRCHRYGQKHDVVVVNFLNRRNEADQRVFELLSEKFKLFDGVFGSSDEVLGALESGVDIERRIANVYQKCRTPEEIAQAFDELQSQLTDQIQTRMAGTRQTLLENFDEEVTERLRVHRDRTLESLSERERWLLNLTKAELDGEAEFFENEPRFRLKEGCSVFSVLCSGNPELKTENRALKTTFHFDWKQAEKNGDTFYRQQHPLAAHLIERAQNRQLPPATLTFHYANHGSVVSSVEPLLGQSGWLELSKLTITSLDTEEYILVLAATDDRQVLDEDTARKLLSLPASVSSVQCSVFSEETETLKTENRKLLVDRRVQEVEQRNMKHFDEEVLKLDHWSDDLKQGLEREIKELDKQIREARKVAALAASLNDKLEAQKLIRTLESTRKERRKRLFEAQDEIDSQRDELIARIEVQLGQKKSVSPLFTIRWRLEGHLQ is encoded by the coding sequence ATGACGCCGTACCACTGCCAATACTGGGCGCACCTGCTCACCCTCAAGGGAGCGGGTGGCAGCATCGAGAACCTGACACGTTCGATTTCGAACGCACGGGTAGACCTGAATCCCCATCAGGTCGATGCGGCTCTGTTTGCGCTGCGGTCGCCGTTGTCCAAAGGAGCGATCCTCGCTGATGAGGTCGGCCTCGGCAAAACGATTGAAGCGGGGATCGTTCTCGCCCAACGCTGGGCCGAACGGAAGCGCCGCATCCTGCTGATCGTCCCAGCCACGCTCCGCAAGCAGTGGCAACAGGAACTCGACGAGAAGTTCTTCCTGCCGTCCGTCGTGATGGATTCGGTCCTGTTCAACCGGATGCGGAAGGCGGGAGAGGGCAACCCGTTCCTGCAAGACGACAAGATCATCATTTGTTCGTACCACTTCGCCTCGGCCAAGGCTCAGAGCGTTAAGGGCGTGCCGTGGGACTTGGTGGGGATCGACGAGGCTCATCGGCTGCGGAACGTGTTTAAGCCGCATAGCAAGATGGCCCGGCGTATCGCTGATTCCATCGGCCCGGCCCACAAGCTGCTGCTGACGGCGACTCCCCTCCAGAACTCGCTGATGGAGTTGTACGGGCTGGTCAGCGTGATCGACGAACACGTCTTCGGGGATGCCGCCTCCTTCCGTGACCAGTTCGTCAAGGCGGGCAGTGAGTCGGAGCGAAATTCCCAGCTTCGCAGCCGTCTGATGCCCGTCTGCATCCGTACACTGCGGAAGCAGGTCGTCGAATACATTCCCTACACCAATCGTATTCCTATCACGCAGGACTTCACGCCGAGCGACGAAGAACACGATCTTTACGAGAGCGTGTCGGCCTTTCTGCAACGGGAGACGTTGATCTCGTTGCCAGCGAGTCAGCGGCAACTCATCACGCTGGTCCTTCGCAAACTGCTGGCCTCATCGACGTTTGCCATTGCTGGCACGCTGCAAGGTCTCGTCGGTCGCCTCCGCAATCTCAAACGAGTGGTAGCTATCCAGCAGGCCCAAGCGCAGGCCAAACCAGTCGAAGCATCCCCGCCGTCAGCGTCAGAGTTGATCGACGAAAGTGACTTCGAATCTATTCTGGAACTGGAAGACGAGTGGGATGAAGAAGAGTGTTCAGAGTTCAGTGTTCGGTGTTCAGCAGATGAAGAAACTGAAAACCGAACACTGAAAACCGAAAACTTGCCCGACCCGAAATTGTTGGAGGAGGAACTTCACGAACTCCTCGGCTTCTCACAGCTTGCCAGCCGGATCACGGCCAATGCCAAAGGAGAAGCACTTCTTCCTGCACTCGACACCGCCTTTCGTCGTGCGGATCAACTGGGTGCGGCAAGAAAGGCGGTCATCTTCACCGAGTCTCGTCGCACGCAGCAGTACCTTCTCGATCTGTTGTCAAAGCGGGGCTACGAAGGCCAGTTGGTGCTGATGAACGGCACCAACGCCGATCCGGTATCGAAGGACATCTATGAACGCTGGCTGGCTCGCCATGCTGGTGAAGATTGCGTCAGTGGCTCGAAGCCGGTCGATATCAAAGCGGCCATCGTTGAAGAGTTTCGTGACCGGGCCTCGATCCTTATTGCCACGGAAGCAGCAGCTGAAGGTGTCAACCTTCAGTTCTGCTCGCTTGTGGTCAACTTCGATCTGCCGTGGAACCCACAGCGAATCGAACAACGCATCGGTCGTTGCCACCGATACGGCCAGAAGCACGACGTGGTGGTCGTAAATTTCCTGAATCGACGCAACGAGGCCGACCAGCGGGTCTTCGAGTTGCTCAGCGAGAAGTTCAAGTTGTTCGACGGCGTGTTCGGTTCGAGCGACGAAGTGCTGGGGGCTTTGGAATCCGGTGTCGATATCGAGCGTCGGATCGCCAACGTTTACCAGAAGTGCCGCACGCCTGAAGAGATTGCCCAAGCCTTCGACGAGCTTCAGTCGCAGTTGACCGACCAGATTCAGACCCGCATGGCGGGGACTCGCCAGACGTTGCTGGAGAACTTCGATGAGGAAGTCACCGAGCGACTGCGAGTCCATCGAGACAGGACGCTGGAGAGCCTGTCGGAGCGAGAAAGATGGCTGCTGAACTTGACCAAAGCGGAATTAGATGGTGAGGCAGAGTTTTTTGAGAATGAGCCACGTTTTCGACTGAAGGAGGGGTGTTCAGTTTTCAGTGTTCTGTGTTCAGGAAATCCAGAACTGAAAACTGAAAACAGAGCACTGAAAACCACTTTCCACTTCGACTGGAAGCAGGCCGAGAAGAATGGCGATACGTTCTACCGGCAGCAACACCCACTGGCAGCGCACCTGATTGAGCGTGCCCAGAACCGGCAGTTACCCCCCGCCACGCTCACCTTTCATTACGCCAATCACGGTTCCGTCGTCAGTTCGGTTGAGCCGCTACTCGGACAGAGCGGTTGGCTGGAACTCTCCAAGCTGACGATCACCTCGCTCGACACCGAAGAGTATATCTTGGTGCTTGCGGCAACCGATGATAGGCAAGTATTAGATGAGGATACGGCCCGCAAACTGTTGTCGCTCCCTGCCAGTGTTTCCAGTGTTCAGTGTTCGGTGTTCAGCGAAGAGACTGAAACACTGAAAACTGAAAACCGAAAACTGCTCGTCGATAGACGAGTGCAAGAGGTAGAACAGCGTAACATGAAGCACTTCGACGAAGAGGTGCTGAAGCTCGACCACTGGTCGGACGACTTGAAGCAGGGTTTGGAGCGGGAGATCAAGGAACTCGACAAGCAGATTCGGGAAGCTCGGAAGGTCGCTGCACTGGCGGCGTCCCTCAACGACAAGCTCGAAGCCCAGAAGTTGATCCGCACGCTGGAATCGACTCGGAAGGAGCGGCGAAAGCGCCTCTTCGAGGCTCAGGATGAGATTGACAGCCAACGAGACGAACTGATTGCACGCATCGAAGTCCAGCTTGGTCAGAAGAAGTCGGTGTCACCGCTCTTCACGATTCGCTGGCGGTTGGAGGGACACCTCCAATGA